The following proteins are co-located in the Malus sylvestris chromosome 13, drMalSylv7.2, whole genome shotgun sequence genome:
- the LOC126597311 gene encoding mitochondrial import receptor subunit TOM9-2-like — protein sequence MASEGRKRLSLRSNGEEQSMLSRVSQSEIVQQTKRVAIDASSVTKKLAKSTGKAAWILGTTFLILGVPLIIAMDREQQFNELELQQASILGSPPPPPAFN from the coding sequence ATGGCGTCAGAGGGGAGAAAGCGACTGTCGCTCCGAAGCAACGGCGAAGAACAGAGCATGCTTTCGAGGGTGTCGCAATCGGAGATCGTGCAGCAGACGAAGCGCGTGGCGATCGACGCGTCGTCGGTTACGAAGAAGCTGGCGAAGAGCACGGGGAAGGCGGCGTGGATATTGGGAACGACGTTCCTGATCTTGGGGGTGCCACTCATCATCGCCATGGATCGCGAGCAGCAGTTCAACGAGTTGGAGTTGCAGCAGGCCAGCATCCTCGGTTCTCCTCCCCCTCCTCCCGCCTTCAACTGA